The following are encoded together in the Parambassis ranga chromosome 20, fParRan2.1, whole genome shotgun sequence genome:
- the LOC114453472 gene encoding uncharacterized protein LOC114453472: MLCEDPNLLLEYNKLMGYLMGYLCVLTGHRSVVMTNMTKENVLNAERTKHGFHITVDEHKTVRTYGQASLFVTTTEHSWLRKLIEILSVQKIHDDCSYVFASIRGNQIVKPVHFLQAAWRDAGLGGIITFNKIRSSASTQASKYLTVEEKEKLAKAMCHDTKTAERFYVALPDKKEASKVRDLRLRAMNMAMADVEERSPTEDETTEDEDEPVLESEGYSSPTFLSEDSETARKRGREFLPNMSVDVQPEPCSDEDELPCGQSRATKRKLHFKFEGVGTGMSDPVEQFDAKKSSHSKSMQHRSFCISCCKANSGGRGDSNESGNRTVGQKTNFRQF, from the exons ATGCTCTGTGAAGATCCAAACTTGCTTCTTGAGTATAACAAACTGATGGGCTACCTCATGGGCTACCTGTGTGTCCTGACGGGACACAGATCTGTTGTCATGACAAACATGACCAAGGAAAATGTCTTGAACGCAGAACGTACCAAGCATGGATTCCATATCACA GTTGACGAACACAAAACTGTGCGTACATATGGACAGGCATCCTTGTTTGTCACCACGACCGAGCATTCCTGGCTGAGAAAATTGATAGAGATCCTCTCTGTCCAAAAGATTCATGACGATTGCAGTTATGTCTTTGCATCCATCCGTGGGAACCAAATTGTGAAACCTGTCCACTTCCTTCAAGCTGCCTGGAGAGATGCTGGCCTGGGAGGTATTATCACTTTCAACAAGATACGGAGCAGTGCCTCCACCCAA GCCAGCAAATATCTCACTGtcgaggaaaaagaaaagctggctAAGGCTATGTGTCATGATACAAAAACCGCTGAGCGTTTCTACGTGGCGCTGCCTGACAAGAAGGAAGCCTCAAAAGTTAGAGATTTAAGATTGAGGGCGATGAACATGGCTATGGCAGATGTGGAAGAAAGAAGCCCCACTGAGGACGAAACaactgaagatgaggatgagccCGTCTTGGAAAGTGAGGGATACAGTTCACCAACATTTCTCTCTGAGGATTCAGAAACGGCTCGTAAAAGGGGAAGGGAGTTCCTCCCTAACATGTCTGTGGATGTCCAACCAGAACCTTGCAGCGACGAGGATGAGTTACCGTGCGGACAATCACGTGCAACTAAGAGGAAACTACACTTTAAATTTGAAGGAGTTGGCACTGGAATGTCTGACCCTGTGGAACAGTTTGATGCTAAGAAATCCAGCCACAGTAAATCCATGCAGCACAGAAGTTTCTGCATCTCATGCTGTAAAGCCAACTCAGGTGGTAGAGGAGACTCAAATGAGTCAGGAAACCGAACTGTAGGTCAGAAAACCAACTTTAGACAGTTTTGa